A genomic segment from Triticum dicoccoides isolate Atlit2015 ecotype Zavitan chromosome 1A, WEW_v2.0, whole genome shotgun sequence encodes:
- the LOC119356010 gene encoding WRKY transcription factor 28-like, producing the protein MSGASHDQHRRHLSGDFDELASLFAQRPADAASPSPMMLMQPQTPWFFADYLQTPGMDYDDAFARDFIGSPAGGVGGVEEVKREMLASDGAAGAVVVPGGGPGGTAHSVSVSSTSSEAGVGGSGGAVEDEAGKCKQEEGEGDDESKQAAADGEADKTKKGAAKGKGAARVKGEKRPRQARFAFMTKSEVDHLEDGYRWRKYGQKAVKNSPFPRSYYRCTTQKCPVKKRVERSYQDAAVVITTYEGKHTHPIPATLRGANQLLAAHAHAHGGHGLIHPGMFRMPAPPGAFRPGDALGSFLQQQHAAMQHQQQVAAAGMAMRQANAMASGHMQAPPADRGLAAAMAGGTTGNSTHTVSSSSADPLRMEHLMAQDYGLLQDMLMPPSFAHSDNSNNNSNRH; encoded by the exons ATGTCGGGCGCGAGCCATGACCAGCACCGCCGCCACCTGTCGGGCGACTTCGACGAGCTGGCCTCGCTCTTCGCGCAGCGGCCGGCCgacgccgcctcgccgtcgcccatGATGCTGATGCAGCCGCAGACGCCGTGGTTCTTCGCCGACTACCTGCAGACGCCGGGGATGGACTACGATGACGCGTTCGCCAGGGACTTCATCGGCTCGCCggccggcggcgtcggcggcgtcgAGGAGGTGAAGAGGGAGATGCTGGCGAGCGACGGTGCCGCTGGCGCTGTTGTTGTGCCTGGCGGCGGGCCCGGCGGGACGGCGCACAGCGTGTCGGTGTCGTCCACGTCGAGCGAGGCCggggtcggcggcagcggcggcgcggtggaggacgAGGCCGGGAAGTGCAAGCAGGAGGAGGGCGAGGGCGACGACGAGAGCAAGCAGGCGGCGGCCGATGGAGAAGCGGACAAGACCAAGAAAGG GGCGGCGAAGGGGAAAGGGGCGGCGAGGGTCAAGGGGGAGAAGCGGCCGCGGCAGGCGCGGTTCGCGTTCATGACCAAGAGCGAGGTTGACCACCTCGAGGACGGCTACCGCTGGCGCAAGTACGGCCAGAAGGCCGTCAAGAACAGCCCCTTCCCAAG gagctACTACCGGTGCACGACGCAGAAGTGCCCGGTGAAGAAGCGGGTGGAGCGGTCGTACCAGGACGCCGCCGTGGTGATCACCACCTACGAGGGCAAGCACACCCACCCCATCCCCGCCACGCTCCGCGGCGCCAACCAACTGCTCGCCGCGCACGCCCACGCGCATGGCGGCCACGGGCTCATCCACCCCGGCATGTTCCGGATGCCGGCGCCGCCCGGCGCCTTCCGCCCCGGCGACGCGCTCGGCAGCTTCCTGCAGCAGCAGCACGCGGCCATGCAGCACCAGCAGCAGGTCGCCGCTGCAGGGATGGCGATGCGGCAGGCGAACGCCATGGCGAGCGGCCACATGCAGGCGCCTCCCGCTGATCGTGGcctggccgccgccatggccggagGTACGACGGGGAACAGTACCCATACTGTCAGCAGCAGTAGTGCCGATCCGCTGCGGATGGAGCACCTGATGGCGCAGGACTACGGCCTGCTGCAGGACATGCTGATGCCGCCGTCCTTCGCCCACAGCGACAACAGCAATAACAACTCCAACCGCCATTGA